A single Defluviitalea saccharophila DNA region contains:
- a CDS encoding glutamate synthase: MDINAKDLHFKELNERIKNSPEKDIVINECNGQRYIGSGQKGKNITINGVPGNALGSYLDGCIIRVHGNAQDATGDTMNDGTIYIHGNSGDACGYAMRGGKIFIRDNAGYRTGIHMKQYKDKRPVIVIGGSVGSFLGEYLAGGIIVVLGLNSEETPSVGNFCGTGMHGGKIYLRTNQLPQDLPKQVIAKEATAEDMEEIKEYIEEFCQEFGGNKENILNSNFFCLIPDTKNPYKQMYTYN, from the coding sequence ATGGATATTAATGCGAAAGATCTGCATTTTAAAGAATTAAATGAAAGAATAAAAAATTCTCCTGAAAAAGATATTGTTATTAATGAATGTAATGGCCAAAGATATATAGGAAGCGGACAAAAAGGAAAGAATATCACCATTAATGGTGTTCCAGGGAATGCTTTAGGATCATATTTAGATGGATGCATTATTAGAGTTCATGGAAATGCTCAAGATGCAACCGGGGATACTATGAACGATGGAACCATTTATATTCATGGCAATAGCGGAGACGCTTGTGGGTATGCAATGCGAGGGGGAAAAATTTTCATAAGAGATAACGCAGGTTATAGAACGGGTATTCATATGAAACAATATAAAGATAAAAGACCTGTCATAGTAATTGGCGGCAGTGTAGGAAGTTTTCTTGGAGAATATCTTGCAGGAGGCATTATAGTTGTATTAGGATTAAATAGTGAGGAGACTCCCTCAGTAGGAAATTTTTGTGGAACCGGTATGCATGGGGGTAAAATCTATTTAAGAACGAATCAACTTCCGCAGGATTTGCCTAAACAGGTTATTGCAAAAGAAGCAACAGCAGAAGATATGGAAGAAATCAAAGAATATATAGAGGAATTTTGCCAAGAATTTGGCGGAAACAAAGAAAACATTTTAAACTCTAATTTCTTTTGCCTGATTCCAGATACAAAAAACCCCTATAAGCAGATGTATACCTATAATTAA
- the glnA gene encoding type I glutamate--ammonia ligase produces MTYTMKEVLQFVKENDVKFIRLAFCDILGTQKNISIMPDELERAFENGISFDASSILGFMNVEQSDLFLYPDPSTLSILPWRPQQGRVIRFFCDIKHPDKRPFEGDTRNILKKAVERAEKMGYVCKIGSECEFYLFETDEKGKPTDIPYDGGGYLDIAPLDKGENVRREICLSLEQMGIQPESSHHEQGPGQNEIDFKYSDAITAADNLITFKSVVKAIASRNGLFASFMPKPISHESGSGLHINLSLLKNGFNIFRDGQDHSTDAKSFIAGVLDKILDITAFANPTTNSYARFGAYKAPKYVSWSHQNRSQLVRIPAEKGEYSRMELRSPDPSCNPYITFALILHAGLDGIEKGLELPKPVNSNLYITTGHELESLKVLPQNLKEALDIASGSTFVKNVLGEEMLDKYLEIKLGEWNRYIESSDKENIDKQMYFDLV; encoded by the coding sequence ATGACCTATACAATGAAAGAGGTTTTACAATTTGTAAAAGAAAATGATGTAAAGTTTATTCGCCTGGCATTTTGTGATATTTTAGGAACTCAAAAAAACATTTCCATTATGCCGGATGAACTTGAAAGAGCATTTGAAAATGGTATTTCATTTGATGCTTCTTCTATATTAGGGTTTATGAATGTTGAACAGTCAGATTTGTTTTTATATCCAGACCCATCAACTTTAAGTATATTACCTTGGCGGCCCCAACAGGGAAGAGTTATACGATTTTTCTGTGATATAAAACATCCTGACAAAAGACCTTTTGAAGGGGATACGAGAAATATTTTAAAAAAAGCTGTAGAACGGGCAGAAAAAATGGGTTATGTATGTAAGATAGGTTCGGAATGTGAATTTTATCTTTTTGAGACAGATGAAAAAGGGAAACCGACAGATATTCCTTATGATGGAGGAGGATATCTAGACATTGCCCCCTTGGATAAAGGTGAAAATGTCCGAAGAGAAATCTGTTTATCCCTTGAACAAATGGGAATACAGCCTGAAAGTTCCCATCATGAGCAAGGGCCTGGACAAAATGAAATTGATTTTAAATATAGTGATGCTATAACTGCTGCAGACAATCTGATTACTTTTAAGTCGGTTGTTAAAGCTATTGCATCAAGAAACGGGCTTTTCGCATCCTTTATGCCAAAGCCTATTTCCCATGAAAGTGGAAGTGGTCTGCATATTAATTTATCTCTTTTAAAAAATGGATTTAATATTTTTAGAGATGGTCAGGATCATTCAACCGATGCAAAAAGTTTTATAGCAGGTGTTTTAGATAAAATATTAGATATTACTGCATTTGCGAATCCGACTACAAACTCCTATGCTCGCTTTGGAGCTTATAAGGCCCCCAAATATGTATCATGGTCACACCAAAATCGTTCACAACTTGTAAGGATTCCTGCTGAAAAAGGAGAATATAGCAGGATGGAGCTTCGTTCTCCGGATCCATCCTGTAATCCATATATTACTTTTGCGTTGATTTTACATGCAGGACTTGATGGCATTGAAAAAGGATTAGAGCTTCCAAAACCAGTTAATTCTAATTTATATATCACCACAGGCCATGAACTAGAGAGTTTAAAAGTGCTTCCTCAGAATCTAAAAGAGGCTTTAGATATTGCATCGGGAAGTACTTTTGTTAAAAATGTCTTAGGAGAAGAAATGCTGGATAAATATCTTGAAATCAAGCTTGGAGAATGGAATCGATATATTGAAAGCTCAGATAAAGAGAATATAGATAAGCAGATGTATTTTGATCTGGTCTGA
- a CDS encoding ANTAR domain-containing response regulator yields the protein MERILIVSSSEKVSSSLEELLKFNSYKEIICAKSANEAKRILIDREIDLCIINAPLTDEFGANFAINVVSRGTIQVMLIVKSELEDEISDKVENYGVFVISKPVNRQVFWSALKLITASYNRMRGLKNENEQLQKRIEDIRLVDRAKCVLIEYLKMTESEAHRFIEKQAMDMRITKREVAERILKTYEK from the coding sequence ATGGAGCGTATTTTAATTGTATCAAGTTCTGAGAAAGTCAGTTCTTCATTAGAAGAACTTTTAAAATTCAACTCTTATAAAGAAATTATCTGTGCTAAAAGTGCCAATGAAGCAAAGCGCATTTTAATTGACAGAGAAATCGATTTGTGTATTATTAATGCACCCTTAACGGATGAGTTTGGCGCAAATTTTGCAATTAATGTAGTCAGTAGAGGCACCATTCAAGTCATGCTTATTGTAAAAAGTGAATTGGAAGATGAGATATCCGATAAAGTTGAAAATTACGGTGTATTTGTAATATCCAAACCAGTTAATCGACAGGTATTCTGGAGTGCCCTGAAGCTGATTACAGCATCCTATAATAGAATGCGGGGACTTAAAAATGAAAATGAACAACTGCAAAAGAGAATAGAAGATATTCGTTTAGTGGATAGAGCTAAATGTGTTTTAATTGAATATTTGAAGATGACAGAATCAGAAGCCCATAGATTTATAGAAAAACAAGCAATGGATATGCGAATTACGAAAAGAGAAGTAGCAGAAAGAATCTTAAAAACCTATGAGAAGTAA
- the dapF gene encoding diaminopimelate epimerase: MQLKFTKMHGCGNDYIYFNCLEEELPNPEDLAITLSDRHFGIGGDGIVLICKSDIADAKMRMFNMDGSEGKMCGNAIRCVGKYLYDHRIIHKEEILIDTLSGVKKLRLYIKDNLVDSVQVDMGRAEFAPHKIPVTLDGDKIINQETMIGDQSYHITCVSMGNPHCVVFMEDIEPIQIEELGPIFEHAPIFPERVNTEFIKVINENTLEMRVWERGSGETLACGTGACAAAVAAVENGFCKKGEDIKVKLLGGELIINYTDETVLMTGNAQKVFEGVIDIVDGGIKIAN, from the coding sequence ATGCAGTTAAAATTTACGAAGATGCACGGCTGCGGCAATGATTATATATATTTTAATTGCCTCGAAGAAGAACTGCCCAATCCAGAAGATTTGGCAATTACTTTATCTGACAGGCATTTTGGAATTGGTGGAGACGGAATCGTACTGATTTGTAAATCTGATATTGCCGACGCAAAAATGCGGATGTTTAATATGGATGGCAGTGAAGGCAAAATGTGCGGTAATGCCATTCGCTGTGTGGGAAAATATCTTTATGATCATAGGATTATTCATAAAGAAGAAATTTTAATTGATACATTAAGTGGTGTTAAAAAATTAAGATTATATATAAAAGATAATCTTGTAGATTCAGTCCAGGTAGATATGGGCAGGGCAGAGTTTGCTCCCCATAAAATTCCTGTGACTTTAGATGGAGATAAAATTATAAATCAGGAAACTATGATTGGAGATCAATCCTACCATATTACTTGCGTATCCATGGGAAATCCTCACTGCGTCGTTTTTATGGAGGATATAGAGCCAATACAGATTGAAGAATTAGGTCCGATTTTTGAACATGCGCCTATTTTTCCTGAAAGGGTCAATACAGAGTTTATAAAAGTTATCAATGAAAATACTTTAGAAATGAGAGTATGGGAAAGAGGCAGTGGTGAAACCTTAGCTTGCGGAACAGGAGCTTGTGCTGCAGCTGTAGCAGCAGTAGAAAATGGATTTTGTAAAAAAGGTGAAGACATTAAGGTGAAACTCCTGGGTGGAGAACTTATTATAAATTATACAGACGAAACTGTTTTGATGACCGGAAATGCTCAAAAAGTGTTCGAAGGGGTTATTGATATCGTCGACGGAGGGATAAAGATTGCAAATTAA
- a CDS encoding LL-diaminopimelate aminotransferase codes for MQINRNYLDLQDSYLFSTIARKVSEYKSKYPEKDIIRLGIGDVTLPLCEAVVKAMEAAVLEMGTQHGFRGYGPEQGYDFLRSAVRDYYKNRGVTLQDNEVFISDGAKSDLGNILDIFGLDNTVLIPDPVYPVYVDTNIMAGRQIIYMNANEENSFLPMPDETVKADIIYLCSPNNPTGAVYNKTQLKAWVDYALSRNAVILFDAAYEAFIQDEELPKSIYEIDGAKQCAIEFCSLSKTAGFTGTRCGYTIVPVELIYENTSLNKLWLRRQTTKFNGVPYIIQRGAEAVFSEDGQKQIKENIQYYLENAKIISETLSNMGIWFVGGKNSPYIWLKCPNNMTSWEFFDYLLENANVVGTPGEGFGKNGEGFFRLTSFGKREDIITAMNRISNIKF; via the coding sequence TTGCAAATTAATCGTAATTATTTAGATTTACAGGACAGTTATTTGTTTTCTACAATAGCTAGAAAAGTATCAGAATATAAAAGTAAATATCCAGAAAAGGATATTATTCGATTAGGCATTGGAGATGTAACTCTGCCTCTTTGCGAAGCAGTAGTTAAAGCAATGGAAGCAGCGGTTTTAGAAATGGGTACCCAACATGGCTTCAGAGGCTATGGACCGGAGCAAGGCTATGATTTTTTAAGATCAGCGGTTAGGGACTATTATAAAAACAGAGGTGTAACCTTACAGGATAATGAAGTATTTATTAGTGACGGTGCTAAAAGCGATTTAGGGAATATCTTAGACATTTTCGGATTAGATAATACGGTTTTAATCCCTGATCCGGTTTATCCAGTTTATGTTGATACGAATATTATGGCAGGGCGACAAATCATTTATATGAATGCAAACGAAGAAAACAGCTTTTTGCCTATGCCTGATGAAACTGTAAAAGCCGATATTATCTATTTATGCTCACCCAATAATCCCACAGGAGCAGTTTATAACAAAACTCAATTAAAAGCATGGGTGGACTACGCACTTTCTCGTAATGCAGTCATTCTTTTTGATGCAGCGTATGAAGCATTTATTCAAGATGAAGAGCTTCCAAAAAGTATCTATGAAATAGATGGAGCTAAACAATGTGCTATTGAATTTTGCTCTCTTTCTAAGACTGCAGGGTTTACCGGCACAAGATGCGGATATACTATAGTTCCTGTTGAGCTGATTTATGAAAATACGAGTTTAAATAAATTGTGGCTTCGCAGACAAACCACGAAGTTTAATGGGGTTCCATATATTATTCAGCGAGGAGCAGAAGCCGTCTTTTCAGAAGATGGACAGAAACAGATCAAAGAAAATATACAGTATTATTTAGAGAATGCGAAAATTATTTCTGAAACTTTGTCCAATATGGGAATTTGGTTTGTTGGAGGAAAAAATTCTCCGTATATTTGGCTTAAATGCCCGAACAATATGACCTCTTGGGAATTCTTTGATTATTTGCTTGAAAACGCCAACGTAGTTGGAACTCCGGGAGAAGGATTTGGGAAAAATGGAGAAGGCTTTTTTAGACTCACCTCCTTTGGCAAGAGAGAAGATATAATCACAGCCATGAATAGAATTTCTAATATAAAGTTTTAA
- the asnB gene encoding asparagine synthase (glutamine-hydrolyzing), translating into MCGIAGWIDFTQNLTERKPVIDKMSETLIRRGPDADGIYLKENVCLIHRRLIVVDPENGIQPMTLEKGNIKYTIVYNGELYNTEDLRKELLVCGYTFRGHSDTEVLLTSFIHWGEECLERLNGIYAFAIWNDAEEKLFLARDRMGVKPLFFYLYKESILFGSEIKTLLANPLIQPVINKEGLCEIFFLGPGRTSGNGIIKGIRELKPGEYAVFDRSGLRIKTYWTLKAYEHQDNIDVTIEKIRALIIDAVKRQLVSDVPLCCFLSGGLDSSIISKIAAEEYKIENRGVLHTYSVDYVDNQKYFKESVFQPNSDKKYIDRMVDDIGSIHHEIIIDHTELAEALHDAAIARDLPGMGDVDSSLLLFCKEVKKDFTVAVSGECADEIFGGYPWYHNRDILFEDNFPWARSLEIRKTILKPGVLDEGEEYVRQKYQDAIAHVDVLPGEDKFHSRIRQMYVLNMNWFMQTLLDRKDRMSMYNGLEVRVPFCDHRIVEYAYNMPWDIKSLDGREKGIVRKAMEGILPDEIIWRKKSPYPKIHHPEYFKTVSEKIMTLYHKPNGILSELINWDTVKSITENPEQYSSPWYGQLMTAPQILAYILQIDTWLEEFHVKIEGEL; encoded by the coding sequence ATGTGTGGTATTGCTGGTTGGATAGATTTTACACAGAACCTAACAGAAAGAAAACCTGTTATTGATAAAATGTCTGAGACATTGATTCGCCGTGGACCGGATGCAGATGGTATTTATCTTAAAGAAAATGTATGTCTCATTCATCGAAGACTCATTGTTGTGGATCCTGAAAACGGTATTCAGCCGATGACTTTAGAAAAAGGGAATATAAAATATACTATTGTATATAATGGAGAACTTTATAATACCGAGGATCTCCGCAAGGAGCTACTAGTCTGTGGTTATACTTTTAGAGGCCACTCAGATACAGAGGTATTATTAACATCGTTTATCCATTGGGGTGAAGAGTGTCTTGAAAGATTAAATGGAATTTATGCTTTTGCCATATGGAATGATGCAGAAGAAAAATTATTTTTGGCACGGGACCGAATGGGGGTAAAGCCGCTATTTTTCTATCTTTATAAAGAGAGTATCCTCTTTGGCTCAGAAATAAAAACCCTTCTTGCAAACCCTCTGATTCAGCCCGTCATTAATAAAGAAGGATTATGTGAAATATTCTTTCTTGGTCCCGGACGAACAAGTGGTAATGGAATTATTAAAGGGATTAGAGAATTAAAACCTGGAGAGTATGCGGTATTTGACAGAAGTGGGCTGAGAATAAAAACCTACTGGACTTTAAAAGCTTATGAACATCAAGACAATATAGACGTAACTATTGAAAAGATAAGAGCTTTAATCATCGATGCAGTAAAACGCCAGTTAGTATCCGATGTCCCTCTTTGTTGTTTTTTATCCGGAGGCCTTGATTCCAGTATTATTTCAAAAATAGCTGCAGAGGAATATAAAATAGAAAATCGTGGAGTGTTGCATACGTATTCCGTTGATTATGTGGATAATCAAAAATATTTTAAAGAAAGTGTTTTTCAACCTAATTCGGATAAGAAATATATTGACAGGATGGTTGATGATATTGGATCAATTCACCATGAAATAATAATTGATCATACTGAACTGGCAGAAGCATTACATGATGCAGCCATAGCCAGAGATCTACCCGGAATGGGTGATGTGGATTCTTCTCTTCTATTATTTTGCAAGGAAGTTAAAAAAGATTTTACGGTTGCTGTTTCTGGAGAATGTGCAGACGAAATATTTGGCGGATATCCCTGGTATCATAATCGAGATATATTATTTGAAGACAATTTTCCATGGGCTCGTTCTCTTGAAATAAGAAAAACTATTTTAAAACCGGGGGTATTGGATGAAGGCGAAGAATATGTAAGACAGAAATATCAAGATGCTATAGCCCATGTAGATGTCTTGCCAGGGGAGGATAAATTTCATTCACGTATACGTCAAATGTATGTGTTAAATATGAATTGGTTTATGCAGACCTTGCTTGATAGAAAAGATCGTATGAGTATGTATAATGGACTGGAAGTAAGAGTACCTTTTTGCGATCATCGTATTGTTGAATATGCATATAATATGCCGTGGGACATTAAGTCTTTGGATGGAAGAGAAAAAGGCATTGTCAGAAAAGCCATGGAGGGCATATTGCCGGATGAAATCATATGGCGTAAAAAAAGCCCATATCCTAAGATTCATCATCCTGAATATTTTAAAACAGTAAGTGAAAAAATAATGACGCTGTATCATAAACCAAATGGTATATTATCAGAGTTAATAAACTGGGATACAGTAAAAAGTATAACAGAAAATCCTGAACAATATAGTTCTCCTTGGTATGGCCAGCTCATGACGGCGCCACAAATTCTTGCTTATATCTTGCAAATTGATACTTGGCTCGAAGAATTTCATGTTAAAATAGAAGGAGAATTATAG
- the rpsU gene encoding 30S ribosomal protein S21, with amino-acid sequence MSEVIVRENESLDSALRRFKRNCAKAGIMQEIRKREHYEKPSVKRKKKSEAARKKNR; translated from the coding sequence ATGTCAGAGGTTATCGTTAGAGAAAATGAATCTTTGGATAGTGCTCTACGCCGTTTTAAAAGAAACTGTGCTAAAGCTGGTATCATGCAAGAGATTCGTAAGAGAGAACATTACGAAAAACCAAGTGTTAAGCGTAAAAAGAAATCAGAAGCTGCTAGAAAGAAAAATAGATAA
- a CDS encoding GatB/YqeY domain-containing protein, whose amino-acid sequence MSLKARLLEDMKAAMKEKDNVRKNAIQMVRAAILQVEKDQKIELDDEGIIEVIAKECKKRNDSLAEIEKSDRQDLIDDLKREITILKSYLPEQLSDEELEKIVAEVILEVGASSMKDMGKVMGAVIPKVKGRADNGRISAIAKEKLK is encoded by the coding sequence ATGTCTTTAAAAGCAAGGCTTTTGGAAGACATGAAGGCAGCGATGAAAGAAAAAGATAATGTCCGTAAGAACGCCATTCAAATGGTTCGCGCTGCGATACTGCAGGTTGAAAAAGATCAAAAAATCGAATTAGATGACGAAGGTATCATTGAAGTAATCGCTAAGGAATGTAAAAAGCGCAATGATTCACTTGCTGAAATCGAAAAAAGCGATCGTCAGGATTTGATAGATGATTTAAAAAGAGAAATCACTATTTTGAAATCTTATCTTCCTGAACAGTTATCTGATGAAGAATTAGAGAAAATCGTTGCCGAAGTGATCTTGGAAGTTGGGGCATCCTCCATGAAAGATATGGGTAAAGTAATGGGTGCTGTTATACCAAAAGTAAAAGGTCGTGCCGATAACGGAAGAATTAGTGCAATAGCTAAAGAAAAATTAAAATAA